In Marasmius oreades isolate 03SP1 chromosome 3, whole genome shotgun sequence, a single window of DNA contains:
- the RPS22 gene encoding 40S ribosomal protein S22 codes for MVRVSVLNDCLNNIVNAERRGKRQVLIRPSSKVVVKFLSVMQRHGYIGEFEIIDDHRAGKIVIQLNGRLNKCGVISPRFNVQVTQIESWVNLLLPSRGFGIIILTTSSGILDHEEARRKNVGGKILGYVY; via the exons ATGGTTCGCGTATCCGTCCTT AACGACTGCTTAAATAACATTGTCAACGCGGAGCGTCGTGGAAAGCGACAGGTCCTCATTCGACCCTCCTCCAAGGTCGTTGTAAAATTTTTGAGTGTCATGCAGAGACATG GCTACATCGGCGAATTCGAGATCATTGACGACCACCGTGCGGGCAAGATCGTCATTCAGCTCAACGGTCGCTTGAACAAGTGTGGTGTCATTTCCCCTCGGTTCAATGTTCAAGTTACCCAAATTGAGTCTTGGGTCAACTTGCTTCTTCCTTCTCGTGGTTTTGGTATCATCATCCTT ACCACCTCTTCTGGGATCCTCGACCATGAAGAGGCTCGTCGCAAAAACGTTGGAGGAAAGATCTTGGGATATGTTTACTAG
- a CDS encoding uncharacterized protein (CAZy:GH16), producing MSVSSNNPPDHSDTPSVSSEEAGNPFTQNVVSSSAMSSAGSLVAPIDVVTGADANREMANNAGVGSGGITAGSATSRSTVAHSASRPVSRGSSVHLSGSNGPPRIPSTVSSGASSIMPSGFASSSIYNLPAGGKGSMVLYRLADPTSPHPPGLPSSAYPGSNPQSATNSNRNSSASDSVNVALIPPMKPFGGGGSNRSSVVSFGLGYGEDTDNKYPSLREHPSMGLLSVRSDGTGTSNGTVAGYGFGGLSLTTAARIANAESQSPFSHHPIHPPNLSPPTPAHSPGLGNPRPAFSNASGSTPGTPNTPMFSPLPLNAPRGLIPYAYDPAVDSLLPDDDEDVLHDPSASLEAEKKLYSKGGLLYHNGNRKGGSSSWSWRGIWNLGLLALMLLALIALFLLYPVITELHSRARNDAINGNIRVNATGQAPVLPNVRELVDKETPQSARTRKGFDGEEYELVFSDEFNEDGRTFWPGDDPYFEAMDFWYGVTGDSEWYDPQQVTTRDGALVITMDSADTLTPGLTPGSTAPFTPDENHNLAYRSGMLQSWNKLCFTNGYVEISVTLPGPNGEAEGYWPGAWTMGNLGRPGYRATTDGMWPYSYDACDVGSFPNQTMKDQSGPAAALSSERSWPQYDMKLSVLTGQRLSACSCPSSDHPGPWLDKENRYRGRGAPEIDIIEIQKDQKTDPITDIRLPGNVASQSVQFAPFSHDYTIVENNNTLTIYNASNTYTNPYHGSPLQQAVSGLTKVPADGYQGVPNQRYVTYGFEYWSDINDRDNGHITWQIDGKQSVTLRPGVVGPDTGAGGSQVGQRLVPEEPMAMVLNLGISQNWQNIRLNTLKFPAEMAFDYVRIYQRKGQQNIGCNPKDYPTTDYISRHLDQYSDSNKTLWEYQKPLNRLYDGCS from the exons ATGTCTGTGAGCTCCAATAACCCTCCCGACCACAGCGACACACCGTCTGTGAGCTCGGAAGAAGCTGGAAATCCGTTCACTCAAAATGTTGTATCGAGCTCAGCAATGTCGAGTGCAGGAAGCCTGGTGGCGCCCATCGATGTGGTGACCGGCGCAGATGCGAACAGAGAAATGGCAAACAATGCTGGTGTAGGGAGTGGTGGGATAACCGCCGGAAGCGCAACATCTAGAAGTACTGTAGCTCACTCAGCATCGAGACCAGTGTCAAGAGGCAGTTCAGTGCATCTTAGTGGTTCTAATGGACCGCCCCGGATTCCATCGACAGTCTCTTCAGGCGCTAGTTCAATAATGCCAAGCGGTTTCGCCAGTTCCTCCATTTACAATCTTCCTGCTGGCGGTAAAGGTTCTATGGTTCTGTACAGGTTAGCCGACCCGACCTCCCCCCACCCTCCGGGGCTACCATCTTCAGCGTATCCAGGAAGCAATCCCCAGTCTGCCACTAACTCTAACAGAAATTCTTCTGCTTCCGACTCCGTCAACGTAGCGTTAATACCTCCCATGAAACCGTTTGGTGGAGGCGGTTCGAATAGATCGAGTGTCGTAAGCTTTGGATTGGGCTATGGAGAGGATACGGATAACAAGTATCCTAGCCTGCGGGAACACCCTTCCATGGGATTATTGAGTGTCAGAAGCGACGGAACAGGAACCTCGAACGGCACGG TTGCAGGTTACGGCTTCGGTGGTCTTTCACTGACGACTGCAGCCCGGATTGCAAATGCCGAATCCCAATCGCCCTTTTCCCACCATCCCATCCATCCACCCAACCTTTCGCCTCCGACTCCCGCCCATTCTCCTGGCCTAGGAAACCCACGTCCAGCGTTTAGTAACGCCTCGGGAAGCACACCAGGAACACCTAACACACCAATGTTCTCGCCTTTGCCTTTGAACGCTCCGCGTGGGCTGATACCTTACGCTTATGATCCTGCTGTGGATTCTCTTTTACcggatgacgatgaggatgtGTTACATGATCCAAGTGCAAGTCTGGAGGCCGAGAAGAAGTTATACTCGAAGGGTGGACTTTTGTATCACAATGGTAATAGGAAGGGTGGTTCTTCGTCTTGGTCTTGGAGGGGGATCTGGAATCTAGGGTTGCTTGCATTGATGTTACTGGCCTTGATCGCACTGTTTTTGCTCTATCCCGTCATCACTGAGCTACACTCAAG AGCTCGCAACGACGCCATCAATGGCAATATTAGAGTGAACGCTACTGGCCAAGCGCCGGTCTTGCCTAACGTTAGAGAGCTGGTTGATAAGGAAACACCTCAAAGC GCCCGAACCCGAAAAGGATTTGACGGCGAGGAATATGAATTAGTGTTCAGTGATGAGTTCAATGAGGATGGACGAACGTTTTGGCCAGGAGATGACCCGTATTTTGAAGCGATGGACTTCTGGTATGGTGTTACGGGTGACTCGGAATGGTATGATCCTCAGCAG GTAACGACGCGGGATGGTGCACTTGTCATCACAATGGATAGTGCCGATACTCTGACTCCCGGGTTAACCCCCGGTTCAACAGCTCCATTCACCCCTGACGAAAATCACAATTTGGCTTATCGTAGCGGCATGCTGCAGAGCTGGAATAAGCTTTGTTTCACAAACGGTTATGTTGAAATCAGCGTTACATTGCCTGGCCCG AATGGTGAAGCTGAGGGCTATTGGCCAGGAGCTTGGACGATGGGGAACTTGGGACGACCGGGCTATCGAGCTACTACTGATGGGATGTGGCCTTATAG CTATGACGCATGCGATGTCGGTTCTTTCCCGAATCAGACAATGaaggaccaatctggacccgCTGCAGCGTTATCTAGTGAACGTAGCTGGCCTCAATACGACATGAAGCTCAGCGTTCTGACTGGACAACGGTTGAG CGCGTGTAGCTGCCCATCTTCAGATCATCCTGGGCCATGGTTGGACAAAGAGAACCGGTACCGTGGACGCGGTGCTCCAGAG ATCGATATCATTGAAATTCAGAAAGACCAAAAGACGGACCCCATTACTGACATCCGACTACCTGGGAATGTTGCCAGTCAAAGTGTCCAGTTTGCCCCGTTTTCTCATGATTACACGATCGTCGAA AACAACAACACCCTCACCATTTACAACGCAAGCAATACCTATACCAACCCGTACCACGGCTCACCTTTACAGCAAGCTGTTTCAGGCTTGACGAAGGTCCCCGCAGACGGGTATCAGGGGGTGCCCAATCAGAG GTATGTTACATATGGTTTCGAATATTGGTCGGACATCAACGACCGCGACAACGGACATATTACTTGGCAAATTGACGGAAAGCAGTCCGTGACACTTAGGCCTGGTGTAGTTGGCCCTGATACAGGTGCTGGAGGTTCACAAGTTGGCCAAAGGTTAGTACCGGAAGAGCCGATGGCTATGGTGTTGAACTTGGGCATCAGTC AGAACTGGCAAAACATTCGTTTGAATACTCTCAAGTTTCCGGCTGAGATGGCATTCGACTACGTTCGTATATATCAACGAAAAGGCCAACAGAATATCGGATGTAACCCTAAGGATTATCCTACTACGGATTATATCAGTCGTCATTTGGATCAATATTCTG ACTCTAATAAAACGCTGTGGGAATACCAAAAGCCATTAAACCGCCTATACGATGGGTGCTCATAG